In Candidatus Dormiibacterota bacterium, the sequence GATCGCCAAGGTCGCCCGGAGCATCCGCAAGCGTACCGGTCGGCTGCTGGGCGCGCCTTTTAAGCCCGAGGAGCTCCTGCGTCGCAAGACGATCGCCCGCGCCTTCCTGCGCGGCGAGGGGATCGAGATCGGGGCGCTGCACAATCCGCTGAAGGTCCCGAATCACGTCCGCGTCAAGTACGTCGATCGCGTCAGCCACGTCGATCTCGCCAAGGATCACCCCAAGCTGCGCTCGAAGATCGTCAGGGTGGACATCGTCGACGACGGCGAGACCCTCGCGACCGTCCCGGACGCATCCCAGGATTTCGTCATCGCGAACCACTTCGTCGAACACTGCCAGAACCCGATCGGCGCCCTGCGCAACATGCTGCGCGTCCTCCGGAGGGACGGGGTCCTGTTCCTGGCGATTCCGGACAACCGCTATACCTTCGACGCCGACCGTCCGGTCACGCCGATCGAGCATCTTCTGCGGGACGACCGCGAGGGGCCGTCGTGGTCCCGCAGGCAGCACTACGAGGAATGGACGAGGCTGGTCGACAAGGTGCCGGGGGACGCGGAGGCCGGGAGACACGCCGAGGAGCTGATGAGACGGCAGGCCCCCATCCACTATCATGTCTGGACCCAGGTCGAGCTCCTGGAATTGATCGGGACGCTGAGACGCCAGCACACGTTCGAAATCGAGCTCATCTTCAAGCGCGACAATGAGGTGATCTTCATTCTGAGAAAGAGCGACGAAGGGCCGGCCGCGGCACGGTCCGCCGGCCGCGCGCTGGAGCATTGAGATGCCGGCCCAACGCCAGCGGGCGCACGTGTGGCGACGCCTGGCCGATGTCTTCAGGATGAGCGGGATCCAGGAGGCTCCGGCGTCCGCGCGCGAGCCGGTTGGCCTGCCGCGAACGGCGCAGGAGGCCACGCTCCTGCGCCTGAATCTCGGCTGCAACAGGAACCCGAAGCCCGGGTTCATCAACGTGGACA encodes:
- a CDS encoding methyltransferase domain-containing protein; protein product: MLDTRVMIAKVARSIRKRTGRLLGAPFKPEELLRRKTIARAFLRGEGIEIGALHNPLKVPNHVRVKYVDRVSHVDLAKDHPKLRSKIVRVDIVDDGETLATVPDASQDFVIANHFVEHCQNPIGALRNMLRVLRRDGVLFLAIPDNRYTFDADRPVTPIEHLLRDDREGPSWSRRQHYEEWTRLVDKVPGDAEAGRHAEELMRRQAPIHYHVWTQVELLELIGTLRRQHTFEIELIFKRDNEVIFILRKSDEGPAAARSAGRALEH